The genomic stretch TACGTTCAGCAACTTTTGTTAACTCAGCTTCAAAGTGAGCTTTTTGAGATTCCAAATCATTTGAACTACTATCAGTCTCACTTTCTTGAAGTTGTTTGCAAAGTTGCTTAACATCGTTCAAGCGTTCAGCCAATTGTTGGTATTCCAATTCAGCTTTTTGTTCCGCAAAACGAGCTTCTTCACCTTGAGCTTTCAAGCTAGCTAATTCTTCTTTGTTAGCTAGTAAGGTTTCGTGAAGATTTTGAACCAATTTTTCTTGTGCGACTTGTTTTTCTTGAAGGTCATTTAATTCAGCCACAAGATTGTCTAATTCTGGTTTGATAAATGTGGTGTTATTTTGACGATTAGCACCACCTGAGAATGACCCACCAGGGCGAATCTCAGTACCATCCAAAGCTACCAAACGCACTTGATAATGCAACGCACGCGCAGCTTTATTAGCATTATCAACCGTATCAAAAACAGCTGTCACACCAAGAAGGTTTTGGAAAATATTGTCCAAGCGTTTATCAAATGATACCAAGTCGCTTGCCACACCAAGGAAGCCTTGACTAGAAGACAAAATAGCTTGATTTTGTTGTGATAAATGACGCGCTTTGATAGTCGTCAGTGGCAAGAAAGTGGCACGTCCTTGACGATTTTTCTTCAAGAAAGCAATTGAGCGTTTAGCAGCTGCCTCATCTTCAACAATCACATGTTGGCTTGAGCCGCCAAGAGCGATTTCAAGGGCCGTTTGATATTTACGGTCAAAGCTTAAATGCTCACTCACAGCACCAATGATGCCACCAAGTTGGCTAGAAGCTTGCAAGACAGATTTGACACCTGCGTAGAAATTACTGTGGTTTCTAAGGATAGATTCAAGACTAGACTTACGAGCTTGCTTAGATTTAATGACATCTAATTGGTCAAACATTTTTGTCTGCTCAGCTTGATAATCCTTTTCAAGTTGACTTGTCTTAACAAATAACTCCTGATAAGCGTCTAGAAGCTCTTTAACTTGTTTGCGTGCGGCTTCAAAGCTTTCAAGAGCATCTTTAGCATCCGTTTTTAACGCTTCCAAGTTAGCCTGTGTCTGTGCTAATTCTTCAGATTTTGATTCTGATAATTGTTTTTGATTATCAATATCAGCTTGTGTCATGGTTAACTTGTTAGACAAATCAGCTTCTTCTTGCATCAAGCTAACAAATTCTTCACGTAATTTTTCAATGACTTGATCTGGGTCAGTTGAAAAGCGATCCAATTCAGCTTGTAATTTTTGAATTCTTGCTGTAGTTTCGGTCAATTCGTCATCTAATTTTGCGAGCTGATTTTTTTTTTGTGCTAATTCTTCTCGCAAGCTCTCCTGACTAGCCTTAAGCTCAGCCAATTGGCTAGTAGCCGCTTGTTTTTTCTCTTCTTTTTGGCTTGATTCTAAGGCAATCAAATCCATTTGGCGTTCAAGGTCAGAAATAGCTTTTGTAATATCCACCAAGCCAGCTTGTTTTGTCGCCATTTCTTCAGACAATTGGTGACGTTTAGCTTTTAAGGCTTGATTTTGTTTTTCAAATTGCTGGCGCTGTTCATAATAAGCTGACAAGTCTGACTTGATGCTAGCCAAATCTTCTTTTAAGCTATCCAAACGCGCTTTGTCAGTTTGAATATCTTCTACCAAGACATTCAAGTGAAGTTGCTTGCGCTCATCTTCCAAACCAATAAACTCCTTAGCAACTTGTGCTTGGCGCTCCAAAGGTTTCACTTGAGCTTCCAGTTCGTAGATAATGTCATCAAGGCGGTCCAAGTTATCTTGGGTTTGATTGAGCTTAGTTTGTGTTTCTTTTTTACGTGTCTTGTATTTTAAAACACCTGCAGCTTCTTCAAAAATCGCACGACGTTCTTCTGGTTTACTGTTGAAAATCTCTTCAACGCGACCTTGCGAAATGACTGAGAAAGAATCACGACCAAGACCTGTATCCATAAATAAATCATGAATATCACGCAAACGCACCTTGCGACCATCAATCAAGTACTCGCTATCGCCATTTCGGTAAATATGGCGTTCTACACGAATTGTCTCTTTAGCATCTTTGATAAAGCCATCTGAATTATCTAAGCTAACAACAACTTGAGCATAGTTCAATGGTTTGCGGTTTTCAGCTCCAGCAAAAATCACATCTGGCATCTTACCACCACGTAAATTTTTAGCAGAAGATTCCCCAAGTGCCCAACGTAAACTTTCGGTAATGTTAGATTTACCAGAACCATTTGGACCTACAACGGCTGTAACTCCCTTATCAAATTCAATTGTCGTCTTGTCTGCAAAGGACTTAAAGCCCTGCATTTCAATTTCTTTTAAATACATAAAATGAGAGATGAAAAGGCAAAGACCTTCCCGAGCTAACAACTAAGAAGAGCTTAACAGACCTTCTTATCGTCTTCTAGGCTACGTCAAACACGTATCATATGACCTAGGCAGGTTGGACATTTGCCTTTACGAATTCCTTTCAAACGTCTTATTGAAGAGTGGCAAGCGCATTTTTAGCAGCATCTTGCTCAGCTAATTTCTTAGATTTTCCGATTCCTTTACTTTTAGCTTCGTCATTGACATACACAGTCACTTCAAAGACTTTGGCATGTGCAGGACCAGATTCATTTGACACACGATAGTCAATAGTGACATCACCGTGGCCTTGCAATAATTCTTGCAATGTTGTTTTGTAATCTTTGACACGTTCAAAGTTACCTTTTTCAACTTGCGGAATCATGACTTGATTCAAAAATTTATTAACCGCTTCAACCCCTTGGTCCATCAAAAGGGCACCAAGAAAAGCTTCAAATAAGTCACCTAAGATAGTGTCGCGGTTTCGTCCACCAGATTTTTCTTCACCATTACCAAGTTTGATGAATTCATCAAAACCACAGTAGCGTGAAAAACCTGCTAATGATTCTTCACGAACAATAACAGAACGCATCTTAGACAAATCACCTTCTGGTTTCTTCGGATATTTTTTAAACAAATACTGAGAAATCAAAAGTTGAAGAACCGCGTCTCCTAAAAATTCCAAGCGTTCATTGTGTGAAATGTTTAGGAGGCGATGTTCATTAGCGTAAGATGTGTGAGTAAATGCAGTTTCAAGCAATGTTTTATCTTCAAATGCGATACCAAAGTCTCGCTGAAGTTTTGTATCTAAAGCTTGCATAAATAAATCTCCCTTCAAAAATTGGTCTATTTTTAATCAATTAAGCCTTTTCCAGACTAGTTTATTTAAAACATTAATTTTCCTTTTATAGACTATTTTATTATACCAGAAAGTTAGAAAAAATGGGAATTCTCGCTAAAATCCCTGTAATTCTTTTCTATTATAGGCACGTTTTTATGGTAACTATAAAAGCCTAGCGCTTTAGTGCTAGGCTTTTGTTCTTATAGACCTGCTAAAGGCGTTGCTTCATCAGGTGATGTATCAAAAACAGTCATGTCATGACCAACAGCAAAATCAGCTTGCATCAAGTTATTTTCCATGGTCATATGAGCCAATTCTTTGATATTATTTTCTTTACTCAAGTGTCCAAGATAAATTCTTTTTGTGCGATTGCCGATAGTACGAATCATGGTATCAGCACCATCTTCATTTGACAAGTGACCACGATCAGATAGAATACGTTGTTTCAAGCTCCACGGATAAGAACCCGCACGCAAAATCTCAACATCATGGTTTGACTCAATCAGATAACCATCAGCATTTTCAATCACACCCGCCATTCGGTCACTAACATAACCAGTATCTGTCAGAACGACAAATGACTTATTATCTTTCATCAAACGGTAAAATTGCGGATCGACAGCATCGTGACTGACTCCAAAACTTTCAATATCAATATCACCAAAAGTCAATGTTTTACCACGTTCAAAGACATGTTTTTGCCCAACATCAAGTTTTCCAATCATGTTGCGCTCATCAATCATTTGCCAAGTTTTGGCATTGGCATATACATCAAGATTGTATCTGCGAGCCAGCACTCCTACTCCTTTAATGTGATCAGAGTGTTCGTGCGTAATCAAAATAGCATCCAAATCTTCTGGTTTTCGGTCAATTTCAGCAAGAAGACTGGTAATTTTCTTACCAGTCAAACCTGCATCTATCAAAAGACGTTTTTGTGGCGTTTCCACATAAAATGAATTTCCAGTTGAACCGGAGGCTAAGACACTGTATTTAAAAGCATTCTCAGACATCTAGTCCTCGTCATCCTCCCATTCATCATAAATATCAGAATCCTTCTCATACGGAAGAACAATTGTAAATGTTGAGCCCTTACCATAGGTACTTTGAGCCCAAATAAATCCTTTATGTTGTTTGACAATTTCTTTAGCAATGGCAAGTCCAAGCCCTGAACCACCTTGGGCACGACTTCTAGCCTTATCAACACGGTAGAAACGGTCAAAGATTAACGGCAAGTCTTTCTTCGGAATACCAAGTCCTTCATCAGAAATCGAAATAATCAACTGAGTTTCAGTTGTCTTCATGCTAACAGTGATTTTACCACCGTCTGGTGAATACTTAATGGCATTATTTAGGATATTATCCAAGACCTGGGTCATCTTATCTGGGTCAATTTCAACCCAGATTGACTTGATCGGATAGTCTCTGACAATTTCGTATTGCTTGCCAGCAACCGTGTGTTGGCTCTTAATCTGGTCAAAACGATTCAAAATAGACGTCATAAAGGCTGTGAAGTTCGTCATTTCAACTTCTAATTGCACCGTTTGATTGTCGATTCGAGACAGATTAAGCAAATCAGAAATCATGCGAATCATACGGTTGGTTTCATCCAAAGAAACTTTAATGAAACTTGGTGCAATATCTTCTTTCAGAGCCCCTTCATCCAGTGCCTCAAGATAAGATTTAACCGAAGTCAGTGGCGTACGCAATTCATGACTAACGTTAGAAACGAACAAGCGACGTTCACGGTCTTCTTTTTCCTGTTCCGTTGTATCATGTAAAACAGCAATCAACCCTGAGATAAAGCCACTATCACGACGATTTAGCGCAAAACGAATTCGCAAAGTGATAAATTCACCTGTCTCATCACGGCGATTTAGAACAATCTCAGGTGTCTTAGAAACCAAATCATGGTAGGTATAATCGCTATCGTCCCCAAGAATATCAACAATATTCATTCCAAGAGCTTCTTCGCGTTCCAGATTAAGTTGCTGCTGAGCTGTCTGGTTAATCATGGTGATATTTCCAGAACGGTCAGTAGCCAAGACACCATCAGTCATGTAAGACAAAATACTAGCCAAACGATTTTTTTCCTGCGCAAGATTTTCCTGAGCCAAGCGAAAAACCGTTGACAAGTCATTTAACTGACCAGCAAGTTCAGCCAAATCTCTATCTTTTTCAATAATGATGTCTTCAGTGTATTTACCAGTGATAAGCTCACGAACCTTACCACTCAAACGACGAATATTAACTGAAGTTCGATAATCTCTTATCGCTAAATGAATAAAATATACAGCGACAAAAGCGAGCAAAAACAAGATTGCCTGCTCAAACAGATACTGATTCTGTGACATTATATTATTCATAAGACTTCATGTAATATCCAACACCACGACGTGTCAAAATGTATTCTGGACGACTTGGTGTGTCTTCGATTTTTTCACGTAAACGACGGATTGTTACGTCAACTGTACGGACATCACCAAAATAGTCATAACCCCAGACAGTTTCCAAAAGGTATTCACGCGTCATCACTTGTCCCATGTGGGTAGCTAAGTGATGAAGTAATTCAAATTCACGGTGTGTTAATTCAATGTCTTCGCCACGTTTTTGGGCAACAAAGGCATCAGGCAAAATCTTCAAATCGCCGATGGTAATTTCAGAATTTGATGAAGAAGCATTTTCCTCAGCGACGGCTGATTCGATGTTCTCAGTACGACGAAGGTGTGCTTTGACACGTGCTAACAATTCACGATTTGAGAAAGGTTTTGTAACGTAGTCATCTGCACCGATTTCAAGACCGATAACTTTATCGAACTCGCTATCTTTAGCAGAAAGCATAATAATCGGAATATGACTTGTTTTACGAACTTCTTTTGCAACTTCAAGTCCATCCAATTCTGGCAACATCAAATCCAAGATAATCAAATCAGGATTTTCTTCTTCAAATTTAGCAATTGCTTCACGACCATCAAAAGCCGTAACAGTTTCATAACCTTCTTTAGTTAAGTTAAATTTAATAATATCTGAAATTGGTTTTTCATCATCAACAATAAGAATTTTTTTCATATGTCACCTCTTCAATTCTATGTCAGTAGAATAAAAAATTCTCAAACAACAATTTCTATGTCATTTTATTTACAAAAATGACCTCTATCCTTAATTATATCAAAATTCAAGATTAATTGGAAACCTTGGATACTTTTGAAACCAGAACGTAACAATTGACCTTAAAATTCAATCTATTTTCCTTTATCACTTATTTAAATTTTCTGAAATATTTGACAGTTAACAAAGCAATGTGGTAAGATAAACTAACCCATCTTGTTAGATGTCAGAAAACCTAACAAGAAATTCTTATCTTTGAAAAGGAGACAAGTGTGGCACTTATTGAATTTAAAAACGTTGAAAAATACTATGGCGACTATCACGCCCTCAGAAATATTAACCTAGAAATCGAGAAAGGGCAGGTCGTAGTTCTTCTTGGCCCATCAGGTTCTGGTAAATCAACTCTTATCCGAACAATGAACGCACTCGAATCAATCGAAACAGGTAGCTTAAAGGTTAATGGACACGAATTAGCTAACGCTTCTGCCAAAGATTTGGTGCAACTTCGTAAAGAAGTCGGCATGGTTTTCCAACATTTTAACCTCTATCTGCACAAAACCGTGTTAGAAAATGTAACCTTAGCACCTATTAAAGTCCTTGGAAAATCAAAAGAAGAGGCAGAACAAATTGCGGAAAAATTCTTAACTTACGTTAATATGTGGGATCGTAAAGATTCTTATCCAGGCATGCTGTCTGGTGGTCAAAAACAACGTGTGGCAATCGCTCGTGGCCTAGCAATGCAACCAGAGCTCCTTCTCTTTGACGAACCAACATCAGCGCTTGACCCAGAAACTATCGGTGATGTTCTTGCTGTCATGCAAAATCTTGCTAAAGAAGGCATGAATATGGTTGTTGTTACCCACGAAATGGGCTTTGCTCGTGAAGTTGCTGATCGTATTATTTTCATGGCTGAAGGACAAATTCTCGTTGATACAACCGATGTTCAAGGTTTCTTTGATAATCCTACAGAGCCACGTGCTAAACAATTCTTGAGCAAAGTCATTAATCACACCAGTGATAATGTCTCTCAAAAATAAGGAGTCTCTTATGAAGAAAAAAATTTGTTTAGCCGTTCTAGCTAGTCTCTCATTGCTCTTTATGAGCTTTTTCACTGCTTCAAAAACTTTTGCTGATACAACATCTGAGCAGATTAAAAAAATCCAAGATGCTGGCGTTCTTAAAGTCGGTGTCAAGCAAGACGTCCCAAACTTCGGCTATTATTCAGCTGAGAGCGGCAAATATGAAGGAATGGAAATTGATTTAGCGAAAAAAATCGCTAAGACACTTGGTGTTAAAGTTGCTTACACAGCTGTTACAACTCAAACTCGTGAAGCCCTTCTTGATAACGGACAAATCGATCTTTTGATTGCCACTTATACAATTACTGATGAGCGTAAAGCTTCCTATGCTATTTCAAATCCTTACTATTATGACGAGATTGGCTTTTTAGTTAATACAGGTAAAGGTTTAAAAACAATCTCTGACCTCGATGGTAAAACTATCGGAGTAGCTCAAGGTTCAACAACTAAACTGACAATTGAAGAATACGGAAAAACACATAACTTAAAATTCAAATTTGTTCAACTTGGTTCTTTCCCAGAACTCGCTATTTCACTTCACGCGAAACGTATCGATGCTTTCTCAGTTGATAAGTCAATCTTGACTGGTTATGTCAGCAAAAAAACTGCCATTATCGATGAAGGTTTCAATACTCAAGAATACGGTATCGCAGCTAAAAAATCTAACCAAGCAACCATTGATTATGTCAATGACTTGCTAGCCAAGTGGAAAGCTGACGGTAGCCTGCAAAAGCTTTATGATAAATATGATTTAAAACCTGCAAAAGCAGAGAATAATTAAGAGAGGAGAATTGACATGTTTTTATTAACAACCGCAGCAGCGAGTCCATTTGCCCTCTCACGTTGGGCAGATTTCTTTGCCAACTTTGGTGAATTTGCTAAGGGCTTCCTATACACTTTAGGGATGTCATTTTGTGCTTTGCTTTTAGCATTTGTCCTCGGTGTGATTTTTGGTGCAATGTCATCATCAAAAAGCAAAGTCTTGAAAGCTATTGCGCGTGTTTATGTAGAAGTCTTTCAAAACACACCACTTTTGGTGCAATTTGTTTTCGTCTATTATGGTCTTGCCATTATGACTAATGGTCTTATCATGATTTCAACATTCTTTACAGCAGTCCTTTGCGTTGGACTTTATCACGGGGCATACATCGCCGAAGTCATTCGCTCAGGTATCGAAGCAGTTCCAAAAGGACAAACAGAAGCCGCACTATCACAAGGATTCACTTATAGTCAGACCATGAGTTTGATTATCCTACCACAAGCTGTGCGTACTATCTTGCCACCACTAACTAACCAAGTGGTTAACTTGATTAAAAATACTTCTACTGTTGCTATCATTTCAGGAGCAGATATCATGTTCACAGCCAAAGCTTGGGCTTACGAAACAACCAACTATGTTCCTGCATTTGCTGGTGCAGCACTCCTTTACTTCATCATGTGCTTCCCACTAGCAACTTGGGCGCGCCACAAAGAAGAAGAAAACAAAAAATCATATTCACTTTAGGAGGAGAATTAAATGTCAGTATTAACACCGACCAACCTTAGCTTCATCCTCCAAGGATTGTGGCTAACCATCTATATTTCATTTATTTCCATTGTACTCTCAACGCTTATCGGAACAGTGCTTGCCGTCATGCGAAATGGAAAAAATCCTGTACTTCATTTGATTTCAAGTATCTATATTGAATTTGTCCGCAATGTACCAAACTTGCTTTGGATATTCATTATCTTTCTTGTTTTCCAAATGAAGTCAACACCTGCTGGTATCACAGCCTTCACTGTCTTTACCTCTGCTGCTCTTGCAGAAATCATTCGTGGTGGTTTAAATGGTGTTGACCATGGACAAACAGAAGCTGGTCTAGCTCAAGGAATGACAAACTTCCAGATTTTTATCTACATTGTCTTCCCACAAGCTTTTCGTAAAATGTTGCCAGCTATCATTTCACAATTTGTAACAGTTATTAAAGATACTTCACTTCTTTACTCTGTTATCGCTATTCAAGAATTATTCGGTAAAAGTCAAATCTTGATGGGACGCTATTTCGAAGCCAGTCAAGTCTTTACCCTTTATGCTCTTATCGCTGCCATTTACTTTGTGATTAACTTTAGCATTTCAACGATTTCTCGTCGTTTAGCTAAAAAATGGGAAAAAGCAGCCGAATAAAACAACAAAAAACTCCAGCTTTAAAGCTGGAGCTTTTTTATTGGAATAAAGTAAGCAAATAGCTAAGTCCTTTGTAACCAATAATCGTATAGAGATAGAGTGTGACAGGTTTTGTAATCAGGAAAATCGTAACGAATTTCTTAAACGACATTTTCGATAACCCAGAAACCATGCAAAGAAAGTCATCTGGGAAACCAGGTAGAGCAAAAGCAGCTCCAAGAATCATCGCATAAGATTTCCCGTTATTCTTATCTAGATAACCAATATACTTATCGTAAGTCTCTTGGGAAACAAAAGCCTTCACAAATGTTTCTCCGTAACGTCTCGCTAAAGCAAAGGCGATAAGAGAACCAATAAAGATACCGGTGAAGTTATAAACGAATCCCCAAATCGGACCAAAAGCAATATAACCAATCACACTGGTCATCCCACCAGGAACAATTGGATAAATCACCTGAACCACTTGCAAAGCCATAAAAATCAGCGGTGCAAAGAGACCAAGATTTCCTAAATAACTTTGGAAAAGCCCGCCAACTTGGAAGTAAGCTGGGTGCTGTTTGAAGAAAATAAACAAAGCAATGGAGATAATAAATCCAATTCCAGTTAAAATCTGAATGTATTTTCTCTGTGATCCTGTTTCTGTCATCGCATCCCCTCCCTTAATTGTCGTAGTCTTATCGTCGCCAACTGATGAGTTTTAACCCAAATACTTCTAATAGGTAACTAATCAAAGCAAGTGGCAAAACGATTAATAGCAATATATACATAATCTTCTTTTTCATTCTGATATTACATTCAATTCAGCAATAGGATTGAATTCCTCTTTCATTTCATTCTTTACCAATACCAAGCCAAGGCTTATTTTTTCTTGTAATGTCGTTCGATGATAGAACCTGAAGAAGCATTGATAGTATAGGCATATGATTTTGAATTTGTTTCTAGTTTAACCACATAAGTTGCTGCTAAACCAGTTCTACTTTTTACAAATTCTTGTGATTTTATATCCTTACTCTTAATTCCTGCGTTTTGGTAAGCAATTTGTTTGATCTCATTTGTCGTTAACTTATAGCCAAATTGATGATAAGCATAAGTTCCTAAAAGCCCCAAAGCAAGTGAACCAAGTAAGACAAGAATAACCCAATACTTCTTAATTCCTTTCATCTTTTCCTCGCTTCAATATTGTA from Streptococcus ruminicola encodes the following:
- the smc gene encoding chromosome segregation protein SMC; protein product: MYLKEIEMQGFKSFADKTTIEFDKGVTAVVGPNGSGKSNITESLRWALGESSAKNLRGGKMPDVIFAGAENRKPLNYAQVVVSLDNSDGFIKDAKETIRVERHIYRNGDSEYLIDGRKVRLRDIHDLFMDTGLGRDSFSVISQGRVEEIFNSKPEERRAIFEEAAGVLKYKTRKKETQTKLNQTQDNLDRLDDIIYELEAQVKPLERQAQVAKEFIGLEDERKQLHLNVLVEDIQTDKARLDSLKEDLASIKSDLSAYYEQRQQFEKQNQALKAKRHQLSEEMATKQAGLVDITKAISDLERQMDLIALESSQKEEKKQAATSQLAELKASQESLREELAQKKNQLAKLDDELTETTARIQKLQAELDRFSTDPDQVIEKLREEFVSLMQEEADLSNKLTMTQADIDNQKQLSESKSEELAQTQANLEALKTDAKDALESFEAARKQVKELLDAYQELFVKTSQLEKDYQAEQTKMFDQLDVIKSKQARKSSLESILRNHSNFYAGVKSVLQASSQLGGIIGAVSEHLSFDRKYQTALEIALGGSSQHVIVEDEAAAKRSIAFLKKNRQGRATFLPLTTIKARHLSQQNQAILSSSQGFLGVASDLVSFDKRLDNIFQNLLGVTAVFDTVDNANKAARALHYQVRLVALDGTEIRPGGSFSGGANRQNNTTFIKPELDNLVAELNDLQEKQVAQEKLVQNLHETLLANKEELASLKAQGEEARFAEQKAELEYQQLAERLNDVKQLCKQLQESETDSSSNDLESQKAHFEAELTKVAERKQELTSQIDQIKENKNAITQKVEQLRQDLSQAKLQERELLSERKFESANKTRLDISLAENKTEMAKCEDLLAFHASDQEIENLPLLKKQHDEAVTRKASEEERLVSLRFELEDCEANLEELEEQVAKENQKNEELIRKQVQVEAQVAQVSERLRGFTHDLTEDYHMTLAEAKEASQVVEDMAIARERLQDLRRRIKALGPINLDAIAQYDEVNNRLTFLNGQKEDLVHSKNLLLDTINEMDDEVKSRFQVTFNAIRESFKQTFTQMFGGGSADLSLTEGDLLTAGVEISVQPPGKKIQSLNLMSGGEKALSALALLFAIIRVKTIPFVILDEVEAALDEANVKRFGDYLNRFDKSSQFIVVTHRKGTMAAADSIYGVTMQESGISRIVSVKLKDAENLVE
- the rnc gene encoding ribonuclease III, whose amino-acid sequence is MQALDTKLQRDFGIAFEDKTLLETAFTHTSYANEHRLLNISHNERLEFLGDAVLQLLISQYLFKKYPKKPEGDLSKMRSVIVREESLAGFSRYCGFDEFIKLGNGEEKSGGRNRDTILGDLFEAFLGALLMDQGVEAVNKFLNQVMIPQVEKGNFERVKDYKTTLQELLQGHGDVTIDYRVSNESGPAHAKVFEVTVYVNDEAKSKGIGKSKKLAEQDAAKNALATLQ
- a CDS encoding MBL fold metallo-hydrolase, which translates into the protein MSENAFKYSVLASGSTGNSFYVETPQKRLLIDAGLTGKKITSLLAEIDRKPEDLDAILITHEHSDHIKGVGVLARRYNLDVYANAKTWQMIDERNMIGKLDVGQKHVFERGKTLTFGDIDIESFGVSHDAVDPQFYRLMKDNKSFVVLTDTGYVSDRMAGVIENADGYLIESNHDVEILRAGSYPWSLKQRILSDRGHLSNEDGADTMIRTIGNRTKRIYLGHLSKENNIKELAHMTMENNLMQADFAVGHDMTVFDTSPDEATPLAGL
- the vicK gene encoding cell wall metabolism sensor histidine kinase VicK — translated: MNNIMSQNQYLFEQAILFLLAFVAVYFIHLAIRDYRTSVNIRRLSGKVRELITGKYTEDIIIEKDRDLAELAGQLNDLSTVFRLAQENLAQEKNRLASILSYMTDGVLATDRSGNITMINQTAQQQLNLEREEALGMNIVDILGDDSDYTYHDLVSKTPEIVLNRRDETGEFITLRIRFALNRRDSGFISGLIAVLHDTTEQEKEDRERRLFVSNVSHELRTPLTSVKSYLEALDEGALKEDIAPSFIKVSLDETNRMIRMISDLLNLSRIDNQTVQLEVEMTNFTAFMTSILNRFDQIKSQHTVAGKQYEIVRDYPIKSIWVEIDPDKMTQVLDNILNNAIKYSPDGGKITVSMKTTETQLIISISDEGLGIPKKDLPLIFDRFYRVDKARSRAQGGSGLGLAIAKEIVKQHKGFIWAQSTYGKGSTFTIVLPYEKDSDIYDEWEDDED
- the yycF gene encoding response regulator YycF, encoding MKKILIVDDEKPISDIIKFNLTKEGYETVTAFDGREAIAKFEEENPDLIILDLMLPELDGLEVAKEVRKTSHIPIIMLSAKDSEFDKVIGLEIGADDYVTKPFSNRELLARVKAHLRRTENIESAVAEENASSSNSEITIGDLKILPDAFVAQKRGEDIELTHREFELLHHLATHMGQVMTREYLLETVWGYDYFGDVRTVDVTIRRLREKIEDTPSRPEYILTRRGVGYYMKSYE
- a CDS encoding amino acid ABC transporter ATP-binding protein — its product is MALIEFKNVEKYYGDYHALRNINLEIEKGQVVVLLGPSGSGKSTLIRTMNALESIETGSLKVNGHELANASAKDLVQLRKEVGMVFQHFNLYLHKTVLENVTLAPIKVLGKSKEEAEQIAEKFLTYVNMWDRKDSYPGMLSGGQKQRVAIARGLAMQPELLLFDEPTSALDPETIGDVLAVMQNLAKEGMNMVVVTHEMGFAREVADRIIFMAEGQILVDTTDVQGFFDNPTEPRAKQFLSKVINHTSDNVSQK
- a CDS encoding transporter substrate-binding domain-containing protein produces the protein MKKKICLAVLASLSLLFMSFFTASKTFADTTSEQIKKIQDAGVLKVGVKQDVPNFGYYSAESGKYEGMEIDLAKKIAKTLGVKVAYTAVTTQTREALLDNGQIDLLIATYTITDERKASYAISNPYYYDEIGFLVNTGKGLKTISDLDGKTIGVAQGSTTKLTIEEYGKTHNLKFKFVQLGSFPELAISLHAKRIDAFSVDKSILTGYVSKKTAIIDEGFNTQEYGIAAKKSNQATIDYVNDLLAKWKADGSLQKLYDKYDLKPAKAENN
- a CDS encoding amino acid ABC transporter permease yields the protein MFLLTTAAASPFALSRWADFFANFGEFAKGFLYTLGMSFCALLLAFVLGVIFGAMSSSKSKVLKAIARVYVEVFQNTPLLVQFVFVYYGLAIMTNGLIMISTFFTAVLCVGLYHGAYIAEVIRSGIEAVPKGQTEAALSQGFTYSQTMSLIILPQAVRTILPPLTNQVVNLIKNTSTVAIISGADIMFTAKAWAYETTNYVPAFAGAALLYFIMCFPLATWARHKEEENKKSYSL
- a CDS encoding amino acid ABC transporter permease, which gives rise to MSVLTPTNLSFILQGLWLTIYISFISIVLSTLIGTVLAVMRNGKNPVLHLISSIYIEFVRNVPNLLWIFIIFLVFQMKSTPAGITAFTVFTSAALAEIIRGGLNGVDHGQTEAGLAQGMTNFQIFIYIVFPQAFRKMLPAIISQFVTVIKDTSLLYSVIAIQELFGKSQILMGRYFEASQVFTLYALIAAIYFVINFSISTISRRLAKKWEKAAE
- a CDS encoding TVP38/TMEM64 family protein — translated: MTETGSQRKYIQILTGIGFIISIALFIFFKQHPAYFQVGGLFQSYLGNLGLFAPLIFMALQVVQVIYPIVPGGMTSVIGYIAFGPIWGFVYNFTGIFIGSLIAFALARRYGETFVKAFVSQETYDKYIGYLDKNNGKSYAMILGAAFALPGFPDDFLCMVSGLSKMSFKKFVTIFLITKPVTLYLYTIIGYKGLSYLLTLFQ